Proteins encoded by one window of Microcebus murinus isolate Inina chromosome 2, M.murinus_Inina_mat1.0, whole genome shotgun sequence:
- the BCAR3 gene encoding breast cancer anti-estrogen resistance protein 3 isoform X2, whose translation MPKECNAFHAVSAALCCFYHRKSFIGVKFSKERHVMDRTPERLKKELEEELLLSSEDLRSHAWYHGRIPRQVSENLVQRDGDFLVRDSLSSPGNFVLTCQWKNLAQHFKIHRTVLRLSEAYSRVQYQFEMESFDSIPGLVRCYVGNRRPVSQQSGAIIFQPVNRTVPLRCLEERYGTSPGRAREGSLAEGRPDVTKRLSFTMGSAQAREQNLPRGNLLRNKEKSGSQPACLDHMQDRRALSLKAHQSESYLPIGCKLPSQSPGVDASPCPSSPVFRTGSEPTLSPAVVRRVSSDARPGEALRGSDSQLCPKPPPKPCKVPFLKAPSSPPARPNSEANYCELNPAFAAGCDQGARLPPCARGSRPELLTAKRHGAPGPRNSGINYSILDGDDGARPWEPPAAQVDKEDEGTFVKPLLETVSSFRPNDFESKLLPAENKPLETAMLKRAKELFTSSGPKVIAQHMLSVDCKVARILEVSEETRRNMGVSSGLELITLPHGHQLRLDIIERHNTMAIGIAVDVLGCTGTLEERAATLNRIIQVAVELKDSMGDLYSFSAVMKALEMPQITRLEKTWTALRHQYTQTAILYEKQLKPFSKLLHEGRESTCVPPSNISVPLLMPLVTLMERQAVTFEGTDMWEKNDQSCEIMLNHLATARFMAEAADSYRVNAERNLAGFQPDEEMSEIFKTEFQMRLLWGSKGAQVNQTERYEKFNQILTALSRKLEPPPVKQAEL comes from the exons TTCTCCAAGGAGAGGCACGTCATGGACAGGACCCCTGAGAGGCTGAagaaggagctggaggaggagctgcTGCTGAGCAGCGAGGACCTGCGCAGCCACGCCTGGTACCACGGCCGCATCCCCCGACAG GTGTCCGAAAACCTCGTGCAGCGAGATGGCGACTTTCTGGTCCGAGACTCTCTGTCCAGCCCCGGGAACTTTGTCCTGACCTGTCAGTGGAAGAACCTCGCTCAGCACTTCAAGATCCACCGGACGGTTCTGCGGCTCAGCGAGGCCTACAGCCGCGTGCAGTACCAGTTCGAGATGGAGAGCTTCGACTCCATCCCCGGCCTGGTGCGCTGCTACGTGGGCAACCGCCGGCCCGTCTCCCAGCAGAGCGGCGCCATCATCTTCCAGCCCGTCAACAGGACGGTGCCCCTGCGGTGCCTGGAGGAGCGCTACGGCACCTCCCCGGGCCGGGCCCGGGAGGGCAGCCTCGCCGAGGGCAGGCCAGATGTGACCAAGAGGCTGAGCTTCACCATGGGCAGCGCCCAGGCCCGGGAGCAGAACTTGCCCCGGGGAAACCTCCTCAG aaataaagagaagagcGGGAGCCAGCCAGCCTGCCTGGATCACATGCAGGACCGCCGAGCCTTATCCCTCAAAGCCCACCAGTCGGAAAGTTACCTGCCGATCG GCTGTAAGCTGCCCTCTCAGTCCCCGGGCGTGGACGCGAGCCCCTGCCCTAGCTCGCCCGTGTTCAGGACGGGCAGCGAGCCCACTCTGAGCCCGGCGGTGGTTCGGAGGGTCTCCTCGGACGCCAGGCCGGGGGAGGCGCTGAGGGGATCGGACAGCCAGCTGTGCCCGAAGCCTCCCCCGAAGCCCTGCAAGGTGCCCTTCCTCAAAGCCCCCTCGTCCCCGCCTGCCCGGCCCAACTCAGAGGCCAACTACTGTGAGCTGAACCCGGCCTTTGCCGCAGGCTGTGACCAGGGAGCAAGGCTGCCGCCGTGCGCCCGGGGCAGCCGTCCCGAACTGCTGACCGCCAAGCGGCACGGGGCGCCAGGCCCCCGGAACTCTGGCATCAACTACTCGATCCTCGACGGCGATGACGGGGCGAGACCGTGGGAACCTCCGGCGGCACAGGTGGACAAGGAGGACGAGGGCACGTTCGTGAAGCCCCTCCTGGAGACTGTGTCCTCGTTCAGGCCCAATGACTTTGAGTCAAAGCTGCTTCCTGCCGAGAACAAGCCCCTGGAAACAGCAATGCTGAAACGTGCAAAAGAACTGTTCACCAGCAGCGGCCCCAAGGTCATTGCCCAGCACATGCTGAGCGTGGACTGCAAG GTTGCTAGGATACTTGAAGTCTCTGAAGAAACGAGGAGGAACATGGGCGTGAGCTCGGGGCTGGAGCTCATCACCCTGCCTCACGGACACCAGCTGCGTCTGGACATCATCGAAAG ACACAACACGATGGCCATCGGCATTGCAGTGGACGTCCTGGGCTGCACGGGCACTTTGGAGGAACGAGCGGCCACCCTCAACAGGATCATCCAGGTGGCCGTGGAACTAAAGGATTCCATGGGGGACCTCTATTCTTTCTCAGCTGTCATGAAAGCCCTGGAAATGCCACAG atcACAAGGTTAGAAAAAACGTGGACTGCCCTGCGACACCAGTACACCCAGACCGCCATCCTCTACGAGAAACAGCTGAAGCCCTTCAGCAAACTCCTGCACGAAGGCAGGG AATCCACATGTGTTCCCCCAAGCAACATATCAGTCCCACTGCTGATGCCCCTTGTGACCTTAATGGAGCGCCAAGCTGTGACTTTTGAAGGAACTGACATGTGGGAAAAAAATGACCAAAGCTGTGAAATCATGCTGAACCATTTGGCGACAGCCCGGTTCATGGCGGAGGCTGCGGACAGCTACCGGGTGAATGCCGAGAGGAACCTGGCAG GTTTTCAACCAGATGAAGAAATGAGTGAAATCTTCAAGACTGAATTTCAAATGCGATTGCTATGGGGCAGCAAAGGTGCACAAGTCAATCAGACAGAGAGATATGAGAAGTTCAACCAGATTTTAACTGCACTCTCACGTAAACTGGAACCTCCTCCTGTAAAGCAGGCAGAGCTTTGA
- the BCAR3 gene encoding breast cancer anti-estrogen resistance protein 3 isoform X3 yields MQDRRALSLKAHQSESYLPIGCKLPSQSPGVDASPCPSSPVFRTGSEPTLSPAVVRRVSSDARPGEALRGSDSQLCPKPPPKPCKVPFLKAPSSPPARPNSEANYCELNPAFAAGCDQGARLPPCARGSRPELLTAKRHGAPGPRNSGINYSILDGDDGARPWEPPAAQVDKEDEGTFVKPLLETVSSFRPNDFESKLLPAENKPLETAMLKRAKELFTSSGPKVIAQHMLSVDCKVARILEVSEETRRNMGVSSGLELITLPHGHQLRLDIIERHNTMAIGIAVDVLGCTGTLEERAATLNRIIQVAVELKDSMGDLYSFSAVMKALEMPQITRLEKTWTALRHQYTQTAILYEKQLKPFSKLLHEGRESTCVPPSNISVPLLMPLVTLMERQAVTFEGTDMWEKNDQSCEIMLNHLATARFMAEAADSYRVNAERNLAGFQPDEEMSEIFKTEFQMRLLWGSKGAQVNQTERYEKFNQILTALSRKLEPPPVKQAEL; encoded by the exons ATGCAGGACCGCCGAGCCTTATCCCTCAAAGCCCACCAGTCGGAAAGTTACCTGCCGATCG GCTGTAAGCTGCCCTCTCAGTCCCCGGGCGTGGACGCGAGCCCCTGCCCTAGCTCGCCCGTGTTCAGGACGGGCAGCGAGCCCACTCTGAGCCCGGCGGTGGTTCGGAGGGTCTCCTCGGACGCCAGGCCGGGGGAGGCGCTGAGGGGATCGGACAGCCAGCTGTGCCCGAAGCCTCCCCCGAAGCCCTGCAAGGTGCCCTTCCTCAAAGCCCCCTCGTCCCCGCCTGCCCGGCCCAACTCAGAGGCCAACTACTGTGAGCTGAACCCGGCCTTTGCCGCAGGCTGTGACCAGGGAGCAAGGCTGCCGCCGTGCGCCCGGGGCAGCCGTCCCGAACTGCTGACCGCCAAGCGGCACGGGGCGCCAGGCCCCCGGAACTCTGGCATCAACTACTCGATCCTCGACGGCGATGACGGGGCGAGACCGTGGGAACCTCCGGCGGCACAGGTGGACAAGGAGGACGAGGGCACGTTCGTGAAGCCCCTCCTGGAGACTGTGTCCTCGTTCAGGCCCAATGACTTTGAGTCAAAGCTGCTTCCTGCCGAGAACAAGCCCCTGGAAACAGCAATGCTGAAACGTGCAAAAGAACTGTTCACCAGCAGCGGCCCCAAGGTCATTGCCCAGCACATGCTGAGCGTGGACTGCAAG GTTGCTAGGATACTTGAAGTCTCTGAAGAAACGAGGAGGAACATGGGCGTGAGCTCGGGGCTGGAGCTCATCACCCTGCCTCACGGACACCAGCTGCGTCTGGACATCATCGAAAG ACACAACACGATGGCCATCGGCATTGCAGTGGACGTCCTGGGCTGCACGGGCACTTTGGAGGAACGAGCGGCCACCCTCAACAGGATCATCCAGGTGGCCGTGGAACTAAAGGATTCCATGGGGGACCTCTATTCTTTCTCAGCTGTCATGAAAGCCCTGGAAATGCCACAG atcACAAGGTTAGAAAAAACGTGGACTGCCCTGCGACACCAGTACACCCAGACCGCCATCCTCTACGAGAAACAGCTGAAGCCCTTCAGCAAACTCCTGCACGAAGGCAGGG AATCCACATGTGTTCCCCCAAGCAACATATCAGTCCCACTGCTGATGCCCCTTGTGACCTTAATGGAGCGCCAAGCTGTGACTTTTGAAGGAACTGACATGTGGGAAAAAAATGACCAAAGCTGTGAAATCATGCTGAACCATTTGGCGACAGCCCGGTTCATGGCGGAGGCTGCGGACAGCTACCGGGTGAATGCCGAGAGGAACCTGGCAG GTTTTCAACCAGATGAAGAAATGAGTGAAATCTTCAAGACTGAATTTCAAATGCGATTGCTATGGGGCAGCAAAGGTGCACAAGTCAATCAGACAGAGAGATATGAGAAGTTCAACCAGATTTTAACTGCACTCTCACGTAAACTGGAACCTCCTCCTGTAAAGCAGGCAGAGCTTTGA